The proteins below are encoded in one region of uncultured Eubacteriales bacterium:
- the rpoZ gene encoding DNA-directed RNA polymerase subunit omega — translation MMLEPPMNKLLNKIPSRYMLVNVVAQRARQIASESEESGIPLDDKPVSMAIREVAEGKCVPEVQE, via the coding sequence ATGATGCTTGAACCTCCCATGAACAAATTGCTCAATAAGATTCCCAGCCGCTATATGCTGGTGAACGTGGTGGCCCAGCGGGCTCGCCAGATCGCCAGCGAATCCGAGGAATCCGGTATTCCGCTGGACGATAAGCCGGTCTCTATGGCGATCCGCGAGGTGGCCGAGGGCAAGTGTGTGCCTGAGGTTCAGGAGTAA
- the gmk gene encoding guanylate kinase (Evidence 2a : Function of homologous gene experimentally demonstrated in an other organism; PubMedId : 8390989; Product type e : enzyme): MILRKKTKGQLIVLSGPSGVGKSTVISELLSERPGIHFSVSYTTRAPRVGEADGVNYNFVGREQFEGMIDRGELLEYAQYVDNYYGTSLKAIQDRLDAGIDVLLDIEVQGAAKVRFRCPDAVFIFIIPPSFEELSRRLRGRNTDGEAVVAGRLEKAREEYKEIPSYDYLVVNDKVSTAAAEIIAILTATDCKTKNRMCLVEGI; encoded by the coding sequence ATGATACTAAGGAAAAAGACAAAGGGCCAGCTGATTGTCCTCTCCGGCCCCTCCGGCGTGGGCAAGAGCACAGTGATTTCAGAGCTTTTGAGCGAGCGACCCGGAATCCACTTCTCGGTGTCCTACACCACCCGCGCACCCCGTGTGGGAGAGGCGGACGGTGTGAACTACAACTTTGTGGGCCGGGAGCAGTTCGAGGGGATGATCGATCGAGGCGAGCTCCTGGAGTACGCCCAGTACGTTGATAACTACTACGGCACCTCCCTCAAGGCCATCCAGGATCGCCTGGACGCTGGGATAGACGTGCTTCTGGACATCGAGGTTCAGGGTGCGGCAAAGGTTCGATTCCGCTGCCCTGACGCAGTATTCATCTTCATTATCCCCCCATCCTTTGAGGAGCTTTCACGCCGCCTCCGTGGCCGCAATACCGACGGGGAGGCCGTCGTCGCCGGGCGGCTGGAGAAAGCCAGGGAGGAGTACAAGGAGATTCCCTCCTATGATTACCTGGTCGTCAACGATAAGGTCTCAACGGCAGCGGCTGAGATCATCGCCATCCTCACCGCTACCGACTGCAAAACAAAAAACCGCATGTGTCTGGTCGAAGGGATCTAG
- a CDS encoding conserved hypothetical protein (Evidence 4 : Homologs of previously reported genes of unknown function), translating to MKLLNIGFGNLVSAERLIAIVSPESAPIRRTIQEARERGVLIDATYGRKTRAVLLMDSDHIILSAISPETVAGRLAGRDMADPEEGEA from the coding sequence ATGAAATTACTGAATATCGGCTTTGGCAACCTGGTCTCCGCCGAGCGGCTGATCGCCATCGTCAGCCCGGAGTCCGCGCCCATCCGGCGCACCATCCAGGAGGCGAGAGAGCGGGGTGTCCTCATCGACGCGACCTACGGCAGGAAGACCCGTGCCGTCCTCCTCATGGACAGCGACCATATCATCCTCTCCGCCATCTCACCCGAGACGGTGGCGGGCCGCCTGGCCGGGCGGGATATGGCGGATCCGGAGGAGGGTGAGGCATGA
- a CDS encoding conserved hypothetical protein (Evidence 4 : Homologs of previously reported genes of unknown function) produces the protein MVKSMTGYGRGEAVKSSRTITVEVRSVNNRYLDCTVKLPRIYVFTEDAIKSRVQSNISRGKVDVFVTIGPSETGETSVSLNRSMADGYYKALCELRETYGLRDDLSVSLLSRFPDVFLVEKSQEDLDVVAADLCAVTDLALADFDAMRTREGGKLEEDILGRAKTIEGLTSKVEERAPGIVADYRAKLAAKMAEVLQSKQLDESRILTEAAIFADKVAVDEETVRLRSHLSQLSHMLGQGGAVGRKLDFLIQEFNREANTIGSKSNDIETTRWVVDIKAEIEKIREQVQNIE, from the coding sequence TTGGTCAAGAGCATGACCGGCTATGGCAGGGGAGAGGCGGTGAAGAGCAGCCGCACCATCACGGTGGAGGTCCGCTCGGTGAACAACCGCTATCTCGACTGCACTGTCAAGCTGCCCCGTATTTATGTTTTTACTGAGGACGCCATTAAGTCCCGGGTTCAGAGCAATATCTCCCGGGGCAAGGTGGATGTATTCGTCACCATCGGGCCCTCCGAGACGGGGGAAACCTCGGTCTCCCTCAACAGGAGCATGGCTGATGGGTACTATAAGGCCCTGTGCGAGCTGCGGGAAACCTATGGTCTTCGGGATGACCTTTCGGTCTCCCTGCTCTCCCGTTTTCCCGATGTGTTTCTGGTGGAGAAGAGCCAGGAGGATCTGGATGTGGTGGCCGCCGACCTGTGTGCGGTAACCGACCTGGCCCTGGCTGACTTTGATGCCATGCGCACCCGTGAAGGGGGCAAGCTGGAGGAGGATATCCTCGGCCGGGCCAAGACGATCGAGGGCCTGACCTCCAAGGTGGAGGAGCGCGCGCCCGGCATCGTAGCCGACTACCGCGCCAAGCTGGCCGCTAAAATGGCCGAGGTGCTCCAGAGCAAGCAGCTTGACGAGAGTCGCATCCTCACTGAGGCCGCCATCTTTGCCGATAAGGTTGCCGTGGATGAGGAGACCGTCCGTTTGCGCAGCCACCTCTCCCAGCTTTCCCACATGCTGGGTCAGGGTGGGGCGGTAGGCCGCAAGTTGGACTTTCTAATCCAGGAGTTTAACCGTGAGGCCAATACCATCGGCTCCAAGAGCAACGATATCGAGACTACCCGTTGGGTGGTGGATATCAAGGCCGAGATCGAAAAGATCAGGGAGCAAGTGCAGAATATAGAATAG